The Virgibacillus dokdonensis genome includes a window with the following:
- the brnQ gene encoding branched-chain amino acid transport system II carrier protein produces MKRDTFIIGFMLFALFFGAGNLIYPPILGVSSGSSFFPAIIGFIITGIGIPILAVTAISYVKNDARELGNHVHPLFGLIFTCLVYLAIGPFFGIPRAATVGYEMSVEPLLQNTSSAALLLFTSIFFLAVLFVSLNPSKMVDRIGQLLTPILLLSIAALVIGGLILFNQPLPTASGDYAQNPFFTGFVEGYLTMDAIAALAFGIIVVQTFKERGLSAKADIIKATLKSGTIAGVGLAIVYASLGWISARMPNGSSFVNGGEILSEAATQIFNTSGTLLLGIIVTLACFTTSVGLVVAASQFFAKISPVPYKWLAVIITFASYLIANQGLNTIIRFSVPVLVCLYPIAIVLILLTFMQPLFKNKQAVYRGAILFTAIVSLYDGILELGVKMSFISEYMTMLPFSNIGLGWLLPAIIGGFIGWVLSKIQKREASV; encoded by the coding sequence ATGAAACGTGATACATTTATTATTGGTTTTATGCTATTTGCTTTGTTTTTCGGCGCTGGTAACTTAATCTATCCTCCTATTTTAGGAGTTTCTTCAGGCTCGTCTTTTTTTCCAGCTATTATAGGATTTATCATTACTGGCATTGGCATACCAATTTTAGCAGTTACAGCAATTTCTTATGTAAAAAATGATGCTAGAGAACTTGGAAATCATGTTCATCCTTTGTTTGGACTTATTTTCACCTGTCTTGTTTATTTAGCAATCGGACCATTTTTTGGCATACCAAGAGCGGCTACTGTTGGTTATGAAATGAGCGTTGAGCCGCTATTACAAAATACTTCTTCCGCAGCTTTATTGCTATTTACGAGCATATTCTTCTTAGCTGTTCTTTTCGTCAGTTTAAACCCGTCCAAAATGGTGGATCGCATCGGTCAGCTACTAACACCAATCCTATTGCTTTCCATCGCAGCGCTAGTCATTGGAGGACTTATTTTATTTAATCAGCCACTACCAACAGCTTCTGGAGATTATGCCCAAAATCCATTTTTCACAGGTTTTGTTGAAGGATATTTAACAATGGATGCAATCGCTGCATTAGCCTTTGGTATTATTGTTGTGCAAACTTTTAAAGAGCGTGGATTATCCGCAAAAGCGGACATTATAAAAGCAACGTTAAAATCCGGAACAATAGCAGGAGTTGGACTAGCTATCGTCTACGCTTCTCTCGGTTGGATTAGTGCGAGAATGCCGAATGGTAGCTCGTTTGTAAATGGCGGCGAGATATTGTCAGAAGCAGCTACGCAAATATTTAACACGTCAGGTACATTGTTACTAGGAATTATCGTAACATTAGCCTGTTTTACAACATCTGTAGGACTCGTTGTAGCCGCTTCGCAATTTTTCGCAAAAATCAGTCCAGTACCCTATAAGTGGCTTGCGGTCATTATTACATTCGCAAGTTATCTCATTGCCAACCAAGGACTAAATACAATCATTCGTTTTTCTGTACCAGTACTTGTTTGCTTATATCCAATTGCTATTGTGCTTATTCTACTTACCTTTATGCAGCCACTGTTTAAAAATAAGCAAGCTGTTTATCGAGGAGCCATCCTCTTTACTGCTATCGTCAGCTTGTATGACGGAATACTAGAATTAGGAGTGAAAATGTCATTTATCTCGGAATATATGACAATGCTTCCGTTTTCTAATATCGGATTAGGTTGGTTGCTTCCTGCAATCATCGGTGGATTCATTGGTTGGGTTCTATCCAAAATACAAAAGCGTGAAGCGTCTGTTTGA
- a CDS encoding alanine/glycine:cation symporter family protein, translated as MENLIGDVNNVLWTYVLIAVLLGLGLWFTIKTGFVQFRYLPEMFRVIADKRTISAAGKKGTSSFQAFAISAASRVGTGNMAGVAAAIAAGGPGAVLWMWIIALLGSASGFVESTLAQVYKVPHEDQYRGGPAYYMEKGLKSRWLAVLFAITITFTYGLVFNSVQSNTISLAFENQFAIDSEVIAIILFVFTAIVIFGGLKSIANVTQIIVPVMAILYILLAIYILITNITAIPDMLTYIVSNAFGIREVAGGGFGAAIMMGIKRGLFSNEAGMGSAPNAAATAEVTHPAKQGLIQALGVFFDTILICSATAFVIITAGGFEGSKADGIQLTQNAFTFHIGDWAGGFIAIAILLFAYSSILGNYYYGETNITYIRDSKVGLFLYRIGALLMVAFGAIASFDFVWSLADLTMAIMALINLYAIARLFKIANQVLQDYRRQRKAGKDPVFYRDVLDDQEGIEYWDREQAEHSK; from the coding sequence TTGGAAAATTTGATTGGTGATGTAAATAATGTTTTATGGACATACGTCTTAATTGCTGTATTACTTGGATTAGGCTTATGGTTTACGATTAAAACAGGTTTTGTGCAATTCAGATACTTACCTGAGATGTTTCGAGTTATTGCAGATAAACGAACCATTAGTGCTGCAGGTAAAAAAGGGACTTCTTCATTTCAAGCTTTTGCCATTAGTGCAGCATCGAGAGTGGGGACTGGGAACATGGCTGGCGTAGCTGCAGCTATAGCAGCTGGAGGCCCGGGAGCGGTTTTATGGATGTGGATCATCGCTTTACTTGGTTCAGCCTCTGGTTTTGTAGAAAGTACATTAGCGCAAGTATATAAAGTTCCTCATGAAGATCAATATCGCGGTGGACCTGCATATTATATGGAAAAAGGACTAAAAAGTCGTTGGCTTGCAGTGTTATTTGCGATTACAATTACGTTTACGTACGGATTGGTGTTTAACTCTGTTCAATCAAATACTATTAGTTTGGCGTTTGAAAATCAATTTGCCATTGATAGTGAAGTTATTGCTATTATTTTATTTGTTTTTACTGCAATAGTTATTTTTGGTGGATTAAAGAGCATTGCGAATGTAACACAAATCATCGTACCTGTAATGGCTATTTTATATATTTTATTAGCTATTTATATTTTAATTACAAATATTACTGCAATCCCAGATATGTTAACGTATATCGTCTCCAATGCTTTTGGAATTCGTGAAGTAGCTGGTGGTGGTTTTGGTGCAGCTATTATGATGGGGATTAAACGTGGTTTGTTCTCTAATGAAGCAGGTATGGGTAGTGCCCCAAATGCTGCAGCGACTGCTGAAGTTACCCATCCTGCTAAGCAAGGGCTTATTCAGGCATTAGGGGTATTTTTTGATACGATTTTAATTTGTAGTGCCACTGCGTTTGTGATTATTACAGCAGGTGGTTTTGAAGGAAGTAAGGCTGACGGTATACAGTTGACGCAAAATGCGTTCACTTTCCATATAGGAGATTGGGCTGGCGGTTTTATTGCCATAGCTATACTATTGTTCGCTTATAGTTCCATTTTAGGGAATTATTACTATGGGGAAACAAATATAACGTACATCCGGGATAGTAAAGTAGGTTTATTTTTATATCGAATCGGAGCGCTATTAATGGTGGCGTTTGGTGCAATAGCTTCGTTTGACTTTGTTTGGTCATTAGCTGATTTAACGATGGCAATTATGGCTTTAATTAACTTGTATGCGATAGCCAGATTGTTTAAAATCGCTAATCAAGTGCTTCAAGATTATCGTAGACAACGGAAAGCAGGAAAAGATCCTGTCTTTTACCGCGATGTGTTAGATGATCAGGAAGGTATTGAATATTGGGATCGAGAACAAGCAGAGCATTCTAAATAA
- a CDS encoding acyl-CoA thioesterase, giving the protein MEKRTCTHSLAVKTSYVLPPDTNTYGTLFGGKLMAYMDDVAAIAASRHARMPVVTASTDSVDFLAPVKEGHSICVEAFVTWTHNTSMEVFVKAVTEDLRTGQRQVCSTAFLTFVAIDEEGKPKPVPSVVPESEHEQKLHASAADRAKHRKERRKQAKEFAEIFGTDYPWNRSRN; this is encoded by the coding sequence GTGGAAAAAAGAACTTGTACACATTCTTTGGCAGTCAAAACATCGTATGTGTTGCCACCAGATACGAATACGTATGGTACGTTATTTGGCGGTAAGCTCATGGCTTATATGGATGATGTTGCTGCTATAGCCGCATCACGACATGCTCGTATGCCCGTTGTTACAGCTTCTACCGATTCGGTTGACTTTTTAGCTCCAGTAAAAGAAGGCCATTCTATCTGTGTGGAAGCTTTCGTTACCTGGACGCACAACACGTCGATGGAAGTATTTGTGAAAGCAGTAACGGAAGATTTACGAACTGGACAGCGGCAGGTTTGTTCAACTGCTTTTTTAACATTTGTAGCGATAGATGAAGAGGGAAAACCTAAACCTGTGCCAAGTGTCGTTCCAGAGTCCGAACATGAACAGAAACTGCATGCATCAGCAGCAGATCGCGCCAAACATAGAAAAGAGCGGAGAAAGCAGGCAAAAGAATTTGCTGAAATTTTTGGCACAGATTACCCATGGAATCGTTCGAGAAATTAA
- a CDS encoding IS4 family transposase, whose protein sequence is MDKNTLKSSFGKWVSPINTKKLFEQVEENKQDYYTKKLTTAGYIKLMLLAQLQGFESLEEMSDALIDDGLQKALGFESISTSQLSRKNNEMNPMILSHLFLDLVYKIKGIQFKNGKYMPLKIIDSSTLPLNLTNHKWAKFRKTKAGVKLHLRLIFMNKDTVYPEKAVITTAKEHDRNQLEVLVDDKEAMYVFDRGYVDYERFDRMTDEGYFFVSRLKKNAITREVESFSIPKDSTVLSDKMVYIGSTQNRTENVFRLLEVVDTKGNILRLITNRFDLNSEEISEIYRQRWAIELFFKWLKQHVEIKHFYGMSETAIQNQIFLALIAYCLHVLIQLEMRSKKSLLRISRWLNKALWKPAYIWIRRFDDRSIP, encoded by the coding sequence ATAGACAAGAATACACTAAAATCATCATTTGGTAAATGGGTTTCACCTATAAATACGAAAAAACTATTTGAACAAGTAGAAGAAAATAAACAAGATTACTACACAAAAAAGCTAACAACTGCAGGGTATATAAAGCTCATGTTACTTGCCCAACTGCAAGGATTCGAGAGCTTGGAAGAAATGAGCGATGCCCTAATAGATGATGGACTTCAGAAAGCACTGGGGTTTGAATCGATTAGTACATCTCAGCTATCAAGGAAGAATAATGAAATGAATCCAATGATCCTTTCCCATTTATTCTTGGACCTTGTTTACAAAATAAAAGGTATCCAATTTAAAAACGGGAAATACATGCCATTGAAAATCATTGATTCTAGCACGCTTCCATTAAACTTAACGAATCATAAGTGGGCAAAGTTCCGTAAAACAAAAGCAGGAGTTAAGCTACATTTACGACTTATATTTATGAATAAAGATACCGTCTATCCTGAAAAAGCAGTGATTACAACAGCCAAAGAACATGACAGAAATCAACTGGAAGTTCTCGTAGACGACAAAGAAGCCATGTATGTGTTTGACCGTGGATACGTTGATTATGAACGATTTGATCGAATGACAGATGAAGGCTATTTTTTCGTATCAAGACTGAAGAAAAACGCCATCACTCGTGAAGTAGAATCATTTTCTATACCTAAAGATTCTACGGTTTTATCCGACAAGATGGTTTACATCGGTTCGACGCAAAATCGTACAGAGAATGTATTCCGCCTACTTGAAGTAGTGGATACAAAGGGAAACATTCTACGATTAATTACTAACCGTTTCGATCTAAATTCCGAAGAGATTAGTGAAATTTACCGTCAACGGTGGGCCATAGAGCTATTTTTCAAATGGCTCAAACAGCATGTAGAGATCAAACACTTTTATGGCATGAGCGAAACTGCCATTCAAAATCAAATCTTCCTTGCGCTCATTGCTTACTGTTTACATGTACTTATCCAGTTAGAGATGAGGAGTAAGAAGTCCTTACTCCGAATTAGCCGCTGGTTAAATAAAGCGCTGTGGAAACCTGCGTACATCTGGATTCGCAGATTTGACGATAGATCTATTCCGTAA
- a CDS encoding aminopeptidase produces the protein MVTEQVQKKYATLALRTGVNLQKGQALMINAPIEGADFTKIVVRKAYEMGAKNVHINWVDDELTRLKFEYAPDEVIAHFPEWRVMLHESFAEDGAAVLNIRSTNPDLLQGIDSAKVAKANKAGAEAMKNFRKYTMNDKIAWSIISIPTGDWAQKIFPNKSREAAIESLWEAIVKIVRVDKEDPIAAWEEHNASLRVAREVLNDKNYKKLIFKAPGTNLEMELPEGHIWKGGSAQTEGGITFNPNMPTEEVFSLPHKYRVNGTVSSTKPLNYGGSLIDRFKLTFKDGEVVDFTAEQGQDTLEHLLNIDEGSKRLGEVALVPHESPVSQSGLIFYNTLFDENASCHIALGKAYPTNLEGGAQMNEEELDQHGVNDSLSHVDFMIGSDQLDIDGVFADGTTEPVFRNGTWAWKKK, from the coding sequence ATGGTTACTGAACAAGTACAAAAAAAATATGCTACATTAGCACTTCGTACAGGTGTTAATTTACAAAAAGGGCAAGCTTTAATGATTAATGCACCAATAGAAGGGGCGGACTTCACAAAAATTGTAGTCCGCAAAGCCTATGAAATGGGAGCGAAAAACGTACATATTAATTGGGTAGACGACGAACTAACACGGCTTAAGTTCGAATATGCTCCCGATGAAGTCATTGCCCATTTCCCAGAATGGAGAGTCATGCTTCATGAAAGTTTTGCTGAGGATGGAGCAGCAGTTTTAAACATTCGTTCAACGAATCCAGACTTATTGCAAGGAATTGACTCAGCTAAAGTGGCAAAAGCAAATAAAGCAGGCGCAGAAGCCATGAAAAATTTTCGCAAATATACGATGAATGATAAGATTGCGTGGTCCATTATTTCGATCCCTACAGGGGACTGGGCGCAAAAGATTTTTCCTAATAAATCAAGAGAAGCTGCTATAGAGAGCCTTTGGGAGGCGATTGTGAAAATTGTTCGTGTAGATAAGGAAGATCCTATAGCTGCTTGGGAGGAGCATAATGCTTCTTTACGTGTGGCAAGAGAGGTTTTAAACGATAAAAACTATAAGAAGCTTATTTTTAAAGCACCAGGTACAAATTTGGAAATGGAGCTTCCAGAAGGACATATCTGGAAAGGCGGCTCTGCCCAAACGGAGGGTGGTATAACGTTTAATCCGAATATGCCAACAGAAGAAGTGTTTAGCTTGCCGCATAAATATCGCGTGAACGGTACTGTTTCAAGTACGAAGCCGTTGAATTATGGCGGAAGCTTGATTGATCGATTCAAATTAACATTTAAAGATGGAGAAGTTGTTGATTTTACCGCTGAACAAGGTCAAGATACATTAGAGCATTTACTAAATATTGACGAAGGCTCTAAACGTCTTGGTGAAGTGGCTCTTGTTCCTCATGAATCACCAGTATCACAGTCTGGGCTCATTTTTTACAATACGTTATTTGATGAAAATGCTTCTTGTCATATCGCATTAGGAAAAGCTTATCCAACGAACTTGGAAGGCGGAGCGCAAATGAATGAGGAGGAATTAGATCAACATGGCGTTAATGATAGCTTAAGTCACGTTGACTTTATGATTGGTTCGGATCAACTTGATATCGATGGCGTATTTGCCGATGGCACAACTGAGCCGGTGTTTCGGAACGGAACATGGGCGTGGAAAAAGAAGTAA
- a CDS encoding winged helix-turn-helix transcriptional regulator: MDTNLCPRFEKAMGLLSTRWVGLILFDLLKGTKRFSEMEADLPISGRLLSDRLKMLEKEGIVTRDVYSEFPVRIEYSLSEKGKALAPVIKEIQKWAEEHISDDETSEEC; encoded by the coding sequence ATGGATACGAATCTATGCCCTCGTTTTGAAAAAGCAATGGGCTTATTAAGCACAAGATGGGTAGGACTCATTCTGTTTGATTTACTTAAAGGTACAAAGCGATTTTCGGAAATGGAAGCTGATTTACCAATAAGTGGACGTTTACTTTCAGATCGACTAAAAATGTTGGAAAAAGAAGGTATTGTTACAAGAGATGTCTACTCGGAATTCCCTGTTCGCATTGAATATTCTTTATCCGAGAAAGGAAAAGCACTCGCACCAGTCATTAAAGAAATTCAAAAGTGGGCAGAAGAACATATTTCCGATGATGAGACAAGTGAGGAATGTTAA
- the recQ gene encoding DNA helicase RecQ: protein MGLREEKLLQTYFGYQQFRPGQKEAIDFIINGNNILAVMPTGGGKSLCYQIPGLALEGTAIIISPLISLMKDQVDALQALGVAATYINSSLSPEQQQTRLRDISLGRYKFVYVAPERFESSFFMRVLHRIRISLIAFDEAHCISQWGHDFRPSYRSIIPQLQQLPKRPVMMALTATATTEVIEDIQQQLHIENVVNTGFERENLAFHVIKGRDKRAYIQSFLQERKEESGIIYAATRKQTDSLYDQLETQGYSVAKYHAGLSEMDRKRAQAAFIHDEKQLMVATNAFGMGIDKSNVRFVIHYAMPMNIESYYQEAGRAGRDGEKSDCILLFSPQDIQLQKFLIEQSNMEESVKQAEYRKLQAMINYCHTHSCLTDYILGYFHASLKKRCGRCSNCVKRQEKVDMTEEAQKILSCVKRMGEKFGVGMTAKVLKGSKDRKIRQFRLHTLSTYGILSAYTERELTEWIQFLVAEQLLATEEGKFPTLKLNQQSVDILKGKRTVWMFTAPMPTNDVADYHEDLFTSLRQLRKQLAEEQNVPPYILFSDATLKDLSRYFPTTKEEMLLVKGVGERKFDQYGEAFLTVIQKWREEHPDVQKVIPIQESRPIKKSNPKQEDQPSHIISYQLFRSGKAIQDIATMRDLSVQTIENHLFKAFKDGYPIAWEIFFTSQEEEAVLAAREELDEPKLKPLKDSLPDTIGYTKIKAVLTKHGHL from the coding sequence TTGGGTTTACGTGAAGAAAAACTATTACAAACCTATTTTGGTTACCAACAATTTCGACCAGGTCAAAAGGAAGCTATTGACTTTATCATAAATGGAAACAACATTCTTGCTGTTATGCCTACAGGAGGCGGAAAGTCGTTATGCTATCAAATACCCGGACTAGCCTTAGAGGGAACAGCAATTATTATCTCCCCACTTATTTCTTTAATGAAGGATCAAGTGGATGCTTTACAAGCTTTAGGGGTTGCCGCTACATATATCAATAGTTCCTTGTCTCCAGAACAGCAGCAAACGCGTCTACGAGACATTTCGCTAGGGAGATACAAGTTTGTCTATGTAGCTCCAGAACGATTTGAATCTAGCTTTTTTATGCGTGTATTGCACCGCATACGCATATCCTTAATTGCTTTTGATGAAGCACACTGTATATCACAATGGGGGCATGATTTTCGACCTAGCTATCGCTCCATTATTCCCCAATTGCAACAGTTACCAAAAAGACCTGTGATGATGGCTCTAACAGCAACAGCCACTACAGAAGTAATTGAAGATATTCAGCAGCAACTACATATTGAAAATGTTGTTAACACAGGTTTTGAAAGAGAAAACCTCGCTTTTCATGTCATTAAAGGAAGAGATAAGCGCGCTTACATTCAATCTTTCTTACAAGAACGAAAAGAAGAATCTGGGATTATTTATGCAGCTACAAGAAAACAAACGGATTCTCTCTATGATCAGCTTGAAACGCAAGGGTATTCTGTGGCAAAATATCATGCAGGATTATCAGAAATGGATAGAAAGAGAGCCCAAGCTGCCTTTATTCATGATGAAAAACAACTTATGGTAGCAACGAATGCGTTCGGTATGGGAATTGATAAATCTAATGTTCGCTTTGTGATTCATTACGCCATGCCAATGAATATTGAATCGTATTACCAAGAAGCAGGTAGAGCTGGCAGAGACGGGGAGAAAAGTGATTGTATCCTGTTATTTTCTCCGCAGGATATTCAACTACAAAAATTTTTAATTGAACAATCCAATATGGAAGAATCTGTGAAGCAAGCAGAATACCGTAAATTACAAGCAATGATTAATTACTGTCATACACATAGTTGCTTAACCGATTATATTTTAGGTTATTTTCACGCTTCATTGAAAAAAAGATGCGGACGCTGTAGCAATTGTGTAAAACGACAAGAGAAAGTGGATATGACAGAAGAGGCACAAAAAATCCTCTCCTGTGTAAAACGAATGGGCGAAAAATTTGGCGTAGGTATGACAGCTAAAGTGTTAAAAGGGTCTAAAGATAGGAAAATCAGGCAATTCCGCCTACATACTTTATCTACATACGGTATTCTGTCCGCCTATACCGAAAGAGAACTGACAGAATGGATCCAGTTTTTAGTTGCTGAACAATTGCTAGCAACCGAAGAAGGGAAGTTTCCAACACTAAAGTTGAACCAACAATCCGTTGATATATTAAAAGGGAAAAGAACCGTTTGGATGTTTACTGCTCCTATGCCAACAAATGACGTAGCAGATTATCATGAAGATTTATTCACTTCACTACGACAATTAAGAAAGCAGCTAGCGGAAGAACAAAACGTGCCACCTTACATTCTGTTTTCCGATGCAACACTAAAGGATTTAAGTAGGTATTTTCCAACTACCAAAGAAGAAATGTTACTGGTTAAAGGAGTTGGCGAAAGGAAGTTTGACCAGTATGGAGAAGCGTTTCTAACCGTTATTCAAAAATGGCGAGAAGAACACCCTGATGTTCAAAAGGTAATTCCCATTCAAGAATCAAGACCTATAAAAAAATCGAACCCTAAACAGGAAGACCAGCCAAGTCACATCATAAGTTATCAGCTATTTCGGTCGGGAAAAGCAATTCAAGACATCGCTACTATGCGCGATCTATCTGTACAAACCATAGAAAACCATTTATTTAAAGCTTTTAAAGACGGATATCCTATCGCTTGGGAAATATTTTTCACCTCACAGGAAGAAGAAGCTGTTTTGGCTGCTCGTGAAGAATTGGACGAACCAAAACTAAAACCATTAAAAGATTCTTTACCAGACACAATTGGGTATACAAAAATCAAAGCTGTTTTAACGAAGCACGGTCATTTATAA
- the cls gene encoding cardiolipin synthase, with protein sequence MQIDLSSYLLSFVLILNIALGISIIFLERKDPTSTWAWLMVLLFIPIAGFILYLIFGKPISRRRIFTWDTKSRLGVKAAVQSQLRALEEGTFEFKNKDIAKYEDLYYLHLRNDDAIFTHNNEVKIFTDGKEKFEALIKDLERATDHIHLLYYIVRSDQLGQRIADVLIKKAEEGLEVRMLFDDMGSRSLSRKYIKKLLNAGVEVEAFFPPKIPKINFKINYRNHRKLAIIDGKVGYIGGFNIGDEYLGMNKKFGYWRDTHLCIYGDAVRQMQTRFILDWNQASRNDILYEDRYYSANPVGHVGVQIVSSGPDSDWEQIKNGYIKMIMTAKDYVYIQTPYFIPDESLRDALRIASLSGVNVRIMIPNKPDHPFVYWATLSHIGDLLEAGAEVFIYQNGFLHAKTIVVDGKIASVGTANIDVRSFRLNFEVNAFLYDNDLTQQLVSKFEEDMLLSTQMTEGLYRQRSLGIRFKESVSRLLSPVL encoded by the coding sequence ATGCAAATAGATCTATCTTCTTATTTGCTAAGCTTTGTTTTAATTTTAAATATTGCCTTAGGAATTTCTATTATCTTTCTTGAACGAAAAGATCCAACCTCAACTTGGGCTTGGCTAATGGTGCTATTGTTTATCCCAATTGCAGGGTTTATCCTGTATTTGATTTTTGGGAAACCAATTAGCAGAAGGCGTATTTTCACTTGGGATACCAAAAGTAGATTAGGGGTAAAAGCAGCCGTACAATCGCAGTTGCGTGCGCTTGAAGAAGGAACTTTTGAATTTAAAAACAAAGACATCGCTAAATATGAAGACCTCTATTATTTACATTTACGCAACGACGATGCAATTTTCACTCATAATAATGAAGTAAAGATTTTTACAGATGGTAAGGAGAAATTTGAAGCCTTAATCAAAGATTTAGAACGGGCTACAGATCATATTCATTTGTTGTATTATATTGTTCGTAGTGACCAGCTCGGCCAAAGAATTGCAGATGTGTTAATAAAAAAAGCAGAAGAAGGTCTAGAAGTACGTATGTTGTTTGATGATATGGGGTCACGATCTTTAAGTCGAAAGTATATAAAGAAACTTCTTAATGCCGGTGTAGAAGTAGAAGCTTTTTTTCCTCCTAAGATACCTAAGATTAATTTTAAAATAAATTACCGAAACCATCGTAAATTAGCCATTATTGACGGAAAGGTAGGGTATATTGGTGGCTTTAATATTGGTGATGAATATTTAGGGATGAATAAAAAATTTGGGTATTGGCGTGACACGCATTTGTGTATTTACGGAGATGCTGTACGCCAAATGCAAACACGTTTTATATTAGATTGGAACCAAGCTTCTCGTAACGACATCTTATATGAAGACCGTTATTATAGTGCTAACCCAGTAGGTCATGTTGGTGTACAAATTGTCTCCAGTGGACCTGATTCGGATTGGGAGCAAATAAAAAATGGCTACATTAAAATGATCATGACTGCAAAAGACTATGTTTATATTCAAACTCCTTATTTTATTCCTGATGAAAGCTTACGTGATGCACTGCGAATTGCTTCACTGTCTGGGGTCAATGTTCGAATCATGATTCCTAATAAACCAGATCATCCTTTCGTATATTGGGCAACATTATCACATATAGGGGATCTATTAGAAGCAGGAGCAGAAGTATTTATTTATCAAAATGGCTTTCTGCACGCCAAAACCATCGTAGTAGATGGTAAAATCGCTTCTGTTGGAACAGCAAATATTGATGTTCGTAGCTTCCGCTTAAACTTTGAAGTGAATGCTTTTTTATATGATAATGATTTGACGCAACAATTAGTATCGAAATTTGAAGAAGACATGTTACTATCGACACAAATGACAGAAGGTTTATATCGCCAGCGGTCGTTAGGAATTCGATTTAAAGAGTCTGTTTCACGACTTCTTTCGCCAGTATTATAA
- the rarD gene encoding EamA family transporter RarD, with protein MTVTQDKTGIIHTLGAYALWGVLPIYWKFLESVSPGETLAHRIIWSAIFMIIIVLIVGKWHELLREWKALMQNRRKFIGVFMATTVISLNWLTFIWAVHNDHVIQASLGYYINPLISILLGILVLKESFTFRQTISFIMAAIGVLYLTISYGVFPWISLLLATSFGLYGLLKKKIDIGPMIGLTIETMLISPVALLFLLFLPQNTFQWSTILSTTNMLLIGAGVVTAIPLLLFASGAKRISLSLVGFLQYLAPTLMLLIGVFLYKEPFTSAHFIAFLFIWFALINYLLASYQKPTKKQFKKAN; from the coding sequence ATGACCGTTACACAAGATAAAACGGGTATCATACATACCTTAGGAGCTTATGCTTTATGGGGAGTTCTTCCCATTTATTGGAAATTTCTAGAGAGCGTTTCACCTGGCGAAACGCTGGCACATCGAATTATATGGTCGGCTATTTTTATGATTATCATTGTACTTATTGTTGGGAAATGGCATGAATTGCTTCGCGAATGGAAGGCATTAATGCAAAACAGACGAAAATTCATAGGCGTTTTTATGGCAACTACTGTTATTAGTCTCAATTGGCTGACATTTATTTGGGCGGTGCACAATGATCATGTTATTCAAGCAAGTTTAGGATATTATATTAACCCTTTAATCAGTATTTTGCTTGGTATCCTTGTACTGAAGGAATCTTTTACCTTTAGACAGACCATTTCCTTTATCATGGCAGCTATTGGCGTCCTTTATTTGACAATAAGTTATGGCGTATTTCCTTGGATATCTTTATTGCTTGCAACGAGCTTTGGGTTGTACGGTTTGTTAAAGAAAAAGATAGATATTGGTCCTATGATTGGACTGACAATCGAAACGATGTTAATTTCTCCAGTCGCTCTTCTATTCTTATTGTTTCTTCCGCAAAACACTTTTCAATGGAGCACCATTCTATCAACGACAAACATGCTACTAATAGGTGCTGGCGTAGTTACAGCAATACCGTTATTACTATTTGCAAGTGGAGCGAAACGCATTTCTTTATCCTTGGTCGGCTTTTTGCAATACCTTGCACCAACGCTTATGTTGTTAATAGGAGTTTTTTTATATAAAGAGCCATTCACTTCTGCTCACTTCATCGCATTTTTATTCATATGGTTCGCACTGATTAACTATCTGTTAGCTAGTTACCAAAAGCCTACAAAAAAGCAATTTAAAAAAGCAAACTAA